In Aegilops tauschii subsp. strangulata cultivar AL8/78 chromosome 3, Aet v6.0, whole genome shotgun sequence, one genomic interval encodes:
- the LOC109756937 gene encoding autophagy-related protein 18d yields MSSQVSTSRGLHPPEKIMTYESPHTWPLSVPTSKAEAGSSGDQEVRLLSVSWNQDCGCFAAGTSNGFRIFNCDPFKETFRRDLKSGGFGIVEMLFRCNILALVGGGSNMHYPPNKVMIWDDHQSRCIGEFTFRSDVRAVKLGKDNIVIVLETKIYVYNFTDLKMLHQIETLPNPKGLCCLSHHSNTSVLACPGLSQGHVRVEHFGLKVTKMITAHDSHISCMALTMDGLLLATASMKGTLIRIFNTMDGTRLQEVRRGLDKAEIYSIALSPNVQWLAVSSDKGTVHIFSLKVRVAGEDSSNDQRTLEAPRMDHQNSSTSMDPLIQTNTGSNASSSLSFMKGILPKYFSSEWSFAQFHLPEVTRYIVAFGAQNTVMMVGLDGSFYRCIFDQVNGGQMTQKEYSRFLKTDYPPLRTLTA; encoded by the exons ATGAGCTCACAAGTATCCACATCGCGGGGTTTACATCCCCCAGAGAAAATTATGACGTACGAGTCCCCTCACACATGGCCACTGTCGGTGCCTACGAGCAAGGCTGAGGCAGGTAGCAGCGGTGACCAGGAGGTTAGGCTGTTGTCGGTTTCTTGGAATCAGGATTGTGGTTGCTTCGCTGCCGGCACAAGCAATGGCTTCAGAATCTTTAACTGCGACCCTTTCAAGGAGACTTTCAGGAGGGATCTGAAGAGTGGTGGGTTTGGGATAGTTGAGATGCTGTTCCGCTGCAACATCCTTGCTCTTGTAGGTGGCGGCTCCAATATGCATTATCCGCCCAACAAGGTGATGATCTGGGATGATCACCAGAGCCGTTGTATTGGGGAGTTTACCTTCCGCTCTGATGTCCGGGCCGTAAAATTGGGGAAAGATAACATTGTGATTGTCCTCGAGACAAAGATATATGTTTATAACTTTACAGATCTGAAGATGCTCCATCAGATAGAGACCCTGCCAAATCCTAAAGGACTCTGCTGCCTCTCTCATCATTCCAATACTTCAGTGCTGGCCTGTCCTGGGCTGAGTCAGGGACATGTTCGGGTAGAGCATTTTGGGCTAAAGGTGACAAAGATGATTACGGCCCATGATtcacacatttcttgcatggccTTAACTATGGATGGTCTCTTACTGGCAACGGCAAGTATGAAGGGCACTCTAATCAGAATATTTAACACAATGGATGGCACTCGCCTGCAAGAG GTGCGCAGAGGTCTTGATAAAGCCGAGATATATAGCATTGCACTGTCACCAAATGTGCAATGGTTGGCAGTGTCCAGCGACAAAGGAACGGTTCATATATTCAGTCTAAAAGTCAGGGTTGCGGGTGAAGATTCAAGTAATGATCAGCGTACCCTTGAAGCTCCACGGATGGATCACCAGAATTCTTCTACCTCTATGGATCCTCTTATACAAACAAACACTGGATCCAATGCAAGCTCATCACTGTCTTTCATGAAAG GGATTCTGCCGAAGTACTTCAGCTCAGAGTGGTCATTTGCTCAGTTCCATTTACCGGAAGTCACACGTTACATCGTAGCTTTCGGCGCTCAAAACACTGTAATGATGGTTGGCCTGGATGGCAG CTTCTACAGGTGCATCTTTGACCAAGTAAACGGCGGACAGATGACGCAGAAGGAATACTCGCGGTTTCTCAAGACCGACTACCCTCCCCTGAGGACATTGACCGCTTAA
- the LOC109756938 gene encoding rhamnogalacturonan I rhamnosyltransferase 1 — protein sequence MVVAVAAARRRRVWRWAMRAVASAVMWTAVLQLASITGLWRPRVFADCWGGSGSGGASAGLAALAGEDRVAARLSPPALVPRRVYRSNGYLLVTCNGGLNQMRAGICDMVTIARRLNLTLVLPELDKRSFWADPSDFGDIFDVNHFINSLRDELKIVKALPLKLQLKTRRRLYSMPPISWSNDTYYLKRVLPLARKHKVIHFNKTDARLSNNGIPVHLQMLRCRVNFEALRFTPQIEALGRKLISTLQRSGEFVVLHLRYEMDMLSFSGCTHGCSDKETEELTRMRYAYPWWKEKEIDSESKRLQGLCPLTPEEIALVLKALGFSKDTLIYIASGEIYGGERRLAALKAAYPNLVRKEKLLSSDELWPFQNHSTQMAALDYMVSIASNVFIPSYDGNMARVVEGHRRYSGFRKTILLDRTKLVELLDHFQGGSLSWDEFSAAVKEAHQYRMGQPTDRRAIPGRPKEEDYFYANPQECVGSSSMGRLRDVS from the exons atggtcgtggcggtggcggcggcgcggcggaggcggGTGTGGCGGTGGGCCATGCGGGCGGTGGCCAGCGCGGTGATGTGGACGGCGGTCCTGCAGCTGGCGTCCATCACCGGCCTCTGGCGCCCCAGGGTCTTCGCGGACTGCTGGGGCGGCTCCGGCTCCGGGGGCGCCTCGGCCGGCCTGGCCGCGCTCGCCGGCGAGGACCGGGTCGCCGCGCGGCTCTCCCCTCCGGCGCTCGTGCCCAGGA GAGTCTATAGAAGCAATGGCTATCTGCTAGTGACTTGCAACGGAGGCCTTAATCAAATGCGAGCCGGG ATATGTGATATGGTGACCATAGCACGCCGTCTGAATCTAACATTAGTGCTCCCTGAACTGGATAAAAGGTCTTTCTGGGCTGATCCAAG TGATTTTGGAGATATATTTGATGTGAACCACTTCATTAATTCGTTAAGAGACGAACTAAAAATTGTCAAAGCACTACCATTGAAACTCCAGCTAAAAACTAGGAGAAGACTTTATTCGATGCCTCCTATCAGCTGGTCAAACGATACGTATTACCTAAAGCGG GTATTACCTCTTGCAAGGAAGCACAAGGTGATCCATTTCAATAAAACGGATGCCCGGCTATCAAACAATGGCATTCCTGTCCATCTCCAAATGCTGCGCTGCCGTGTCAACTTTGAGGCTCTGAGATTCACTCCACAGATTGAGGCCCTCGGCAGAAAACTTATCTCCACCCTTCAGCGAAGTGGGGAATTTGTTGTGCTTCACTTGCGTTATGAAATGGACATGCTCTCATTTTCAGGCTGCACGCATGGCTGTTCTGATAAAGAAACCGAGGAGCTGACCAGAATGAG ATATGCATATCCATGGTGGAAAGAAAAGGAAATCGATTCTGAATCCAAGAGGCTTCAGGGACTTTGCCCCCTCACACCTGAGGAAATTGCTCTAGTGCTTAAAGCTCTAGGATTTTCAAAGGATACGTTGATATATATTGCCTCTGGTGAAATCTATGGTGGTGAAAGACGGTTGGCTGCTCTTAAGGCTGCCTATCCGAATTTG GTTAGAAAGGAAAAACTGTTATCTTCCGATGAATTGTGGCCATTCCAGAACCATTCGACCCAGATGGCAGCACTGGACTACATGGTTTCGATAGCAAGCAATGTTTTCATCCCCAGTTATGATGGAAATATGGCAAGAGTTGTCGAAGGTCACCGCAG GTATAGTGGCTTTCGCAAGACCATCTTATTGGACAGGACAAAACTTGTTGAACTTTTGGATCATTTCCAAGGAGGTTCATTGTCCTGGGATGAATTCTCTGCTGCTGTAAAGGAGGCGCACCAGTATCGCATGGGCCAACCCACAGACAGAAGAGCCATCCCTGGCCGGCCCAAGGAAGAGGACTATTTCTATGCTAATCCCCAAGAATGCGTCGGTTCCAGTTCCATGGGGAGATTAAGAGATGTTTCCTGA
- the LOC109756939 gene encoding uncharacterized protein, producing MMDAPPPRTTTTATPPPSPRPPPLQPQASAAVPSRRYGVHFSASSFIQAPLSALLEYSGVLRADPGPHHPPAGGGEVSIRIVGPPAADGAVQEEGDAAGGAQPSAPAPAAGAAGVDSSSSYQRYDIQQVARWVEQILPFTLLLLVVFIRQHLQGFFVTIWIAAVMFKSNDILRKQTALKGERKMLILVGITILFVVHVSGVYWCYKNGDLIRPLVMLPPKEIPPFWHAIFVILVNDTMVRQTAMIVKCILLMYYRNTKGRSYRRQGQMLTLVEYFLLLYRALLPAPVWYRFFLNKEYGSLFSSLTTGLYLTFKLTSVVEKIQSFFTSLRALSHKDFHYGSYATSEQVAAAGDMCAICQEKMHVPILLRCKHVFCEDCVSEWFERERTCPLCRALVKPADLRSFGDGSTSLFFQLF from the exons ATGAtggacgcgccgccgccgcggacgACGACTACGGCGACTcccccgccgtcgccgcggcCGCCCCCGCTCCAGCCCCAGGCCTCCGCGGCCGTGCCGTCCAGGCGCTACGGCGTGCATTTCTCCGCCTCCAGCTTCATCCAGGCGCCGCTCTCCGCGCTGCTCGAGTACTCGGGCGTCCTCCGCGCCGACCCCGGCCCGCACCACCCGCCCGCCGGGGGAGGCGAGGTGTCGATCCGGATCGTGGGGCCGCCGGCGGCCGACGGGGCCGTGCAGGAGGAGGGGGACGCCGCGGGAGGGGCGCAACCCTCCGCGCCCGCGCCGGCGGCCGGCGCGGCCGGCGtcgactcctcctcctcctaccaGAGGTACGACATACAGCAGGTGGCCCGGTGGGTGGAGCAGATACTGCCCTTCACCCTGCTGCTGCTCGTCGTCTTCATCAGACAGCACCTGCAAG GTTTCTTTGTCACCATCTGGATTGCTGCCGTGATGTTCAAGTCCAATGACATCCTGCGCAAGCAGACTGCTCTCAAG GGGGAAAGAAAAATGTTAATTCTTGTTGGGATTACAATATTGTTTGTCGTTCATGTATCTGGAGTGTACTGGTGTTACAAGAATGGTGATCTTATCAGACCTCTGGTCATGCTTCCTCCAAAAGAGATACCACCATTTTGGCATGCAATATTCGTAATCCTGGTGAATG ATACAATGGTGCGCCAAACTGCTATGATCGTGAAGTGCATACTGCTAATGTACTACAGGAACACCAAAGGCCGTAGCTATCGTAGGCAG GGTCAAATGTTAACACTCGTGGAATACTTTCTACTTCTGTACCGTGCCTTATTGCCTGCTCCTGTATGGTACCGTTTTTTCCTGAACAAGGAGTATGGGAGCCTATTTTCTTCTCTAACCACCGGACTGTATCTTACTTTCAAGTTGACATCTGTTGTGGAAAAG ATCCAATCATTTTTTACATCACTGAGAGCATTGTCCCATAAAGACTTCCATTATGGCTCATATGCAACGAGTGAGCAG GTTGCTGCTGCTGGTGATATGTGTGCTATATGCCAAGAGAAGATGCATGTCCCCATTCTTTTGCGCTGTAAACATGTCTTCTGTGAAGATTGTGTCTCTGAATG GTTTGAGAGGGAGCGCACCTGCCCACTGTGCAGGGCACTGGTGAAGCCAGCAGACCTCCGGTCATTCGGCGACGGTTCGACAAGCCTCTTTTTCCAGCTTTTCTAG